A stretch of Acropora muricata isolate sample 2 chromosome 7, ASM3666990v1, whole genome shotgun sequence DNA encodes these proteins:
- the LOC136923100 gene encoding uncharacterized protein isoform X2, which yields MVAVSLFHNTNIPEDSGARKMENFTFKAHRRALPFALLIASIYAFGYAVKEISAQKEDGTAGGSRHINFIEDKFSYLNIAVVSRFFVERSLQCALMCLESLPCFSFNLAAFSDNNDKLLCEHLPSDKYNNSEKFIPSNAFHHFSTWSPCSAVVCGNNGKCEALYKENSYVCLCKEGFTGGNCETVVPECKNYIALIASDRNLLSTRGSKCDNNLKTGWYRFQGQAGRQLPTICPPTHRCNTDIPGWMNGNHPNVEDGIVKRQVCFHGKCLNKLALFGPMFDNTTIKQK from the exons ATGGTCGCAGTAAGCTTGTTCCACAACACAAACATCCCTGAAGATTCAGGCGCGAGAAAGATGGAAAATTTTACCTTCAAAGCACATAGGAGAGCATTACCCTTTGCACTTTTAATTGCATCCATATACGCATTCGGTTACGCTGTTAAAG AGATTTCAGCTCAAAAGGAAGATGGAACGGCTGGTGGAAGCCGTCATATCAATTTTATTGAAGACAAATTCTCCTACTTGAATATCGCAGTTGTAAGCCGATTTTTCGTCGAGCGAAGTCTCCAATGCGCGCTAATGTGTTTGGAAAGTCTGCCTTGCTTTTCATTCAACCTGGCTGCCTTCTCGGACAACAACGATAAACTGTTATGTGAACACCTCCCTTCAGACAAGTACAACAACTCAGAGAAATTCATCCCTAGCAACGCTTTTCATCACTTTAGCACCTGG tCACCATGCAGCGCTGTCGTTTGtgggaacaatggcaaatgtgAAGCCTTATACAAAGAGAACAGCTATGTATGTCTCTGCAAAGAGGGATTCACAGGAGGAAATTGTGAAACTG TTGTTCCTGAATGTAAAAACTACATCGCTCTAATTGCATCGGATAGAAACCTGCTCTCCACTAGAGGAAGTAAATGTGACAACAATCTCAAAACAGGATGGTATCGTTTTCAAGGCCAAGCAGGAAGGCAACTGCCAACTATTTGTCCACCAACTCACAGATGTAACACGGATATTCCGGGATGGATGAACGGCAACCATCCAAATGTTGAAGATGGCATTGTAAAGAGACAAGTTTGCTTTCATGG
- the LOC136923098 gene encoding uromodulin-like isoform X2, with translation MCEQFMGLWCHNSSSFDDTTTSEEISAQKEDGMAGGSRHINFIEDKFSYLNIRVVSRRFVERSLQCALMCLETLPCFSFNLAAFPDNNDKLLCEHLPSDKYNNSEKLIPNNAFHHFSIWSPCSAVVCGNNGKCVALYKENSYVCLCKEGFTGRNCETDIDECASRKDNPCQNGGKCINVLGAFQCQCPEGFNGARCKIVAPECASYITLNASDRNEHYRGKKKCDNNLETKWYRFQGKAGKQLAIECPPVQRCDTDLTGWMKGNHPNVEDGIVKRQVCFHGFGNCCHKTLTIDVRSCGGYFVYRLRKVSNCNSRYCGTG, from the exons ATGTGTGAACAATTCATGGGTCTTTGGTGTCATAATAGCAGTTCATTCGATGATACTACCACGTCTGAAG agATTTCAGCTCAAAAGGAAGATGGGATGGCTGGCGGAAGCCGTCATATCAATTTTATTGAAGACAAATTCTCCTACTTAAATATCAGAGTTGTGAGCCGACGTTTCGTTGAGCGAAGTCTCCAATGCGCGCTAATGTGTTTGGAAACTCTGCCttgcttttcattcaacttGGCTGCCTTCCCGGACAACAATGATAAACTGTTATGTGAACACCTCCCTTCCGACAAGTACAACAACTCAGAGAAACTCATCCCTAACAACGCTTTTCACCACTTTAGCATCTGG TCACCATGCAGCGCTGTGGTTTGtgggaacaatggcaaatgtgTGGCCTTATACAAAGAGAACAGCTATGTATGTCTCTGCAAAGAGGGATTCACAGGAAGAAATTGTGAAACCG ACATTGACGAATGTGCGAGTAGAAAAGACAATCCAtgccaaaatggcggcaaatgtattAATGTGCTTGGCGCATTCCAATGTCAGTGCCCAGAGGGATTCAATGGCGCTCGATGCAAAATAG TTGCTCCTGAGTGTGCGAGCTACATCACTCTTAATGCATCGGATAGAAACGAGCACTacagaggaaagaaaaaatgtgaCAACAATCTCGAAACAAAATGGTATCGTTTTCAAGGCAAAGCAGGAAAACAACTGGCGATTGAATGTCCACCAGTCCAGAGATGTGACACCGATTTGACAGGATGGATGAAGGGCAACCATCCAAATGTTGAAGATGGCATTGTAAAGAGACAAGTTTGCTTTCATGGGTTTGGCAATTGCTGTCACAAAACCCTTACAATTGATGTGCGCAGTTGTGGAGGATACTTTGTATACAGGTTAAGAAAAGTGTCAAATTGCAATTCACGTTACTGTGGAACTGGATAG
- the LOC136923100 gene encoding uromodulin-like isoform X1, with protein sequence MVAVSLFHNTNIPEDSGARKMENFTFKAHRRALPFALLIASIYAFGYAVKEISAQKEDGTAGGSRHINFIEDKFSYLNIAVVSRFFVERSLQCALMCLESLPCFSFNLAAFSDNNDKLLCEHLPSDKYNNSEKFIPSNAFHHFSTWSPCSAVVCGNNGKCEALYKENSYVCLCKEGFTGGNCETVVPECKNYIALIASDRNLLSTRGSKCDNNLKTGWYRFQGQAGRQLPTICPPTHRCNTDIPGWMNGNHPNVEDGIVKRQVCFHGYGNCCHRTTTIDVRNCGPYYVYSLTKVPTCSLRYCGTG encoded by the exons ATGGTCGCAGTAAGCTTGTTCCACAACACAAACATCCCTGAAGATTCAGGCGCGAGAAAGATGGAAAATTTTACCTTCAAAGCACATAGGAGAGCATTACCCTTTGCACTTTTAATTGCATCCATATACGCATTCGGTTACGCTGTTAAAG AGATTTCAGCTCAAAAGGAAGATGGAACGGCTGGTGGAAGCCGTCATATCAATTTTATTGAAGACAAATTCTCCTACTTGAATATCGCAGTTGTAAGCCGATTTTTCGTCGAGCGAAGTCTCCAATGCGCGCTAATGTGTTTGGAAAGTCTGCCTTGCTTTTCATTCAACCTGGCTGCCTTCTCGGACAACAACGATAAACTGTTATGTGAACACCTCCCTTCAGACAAGTACAACAACTCAGAGAAATTCATCCCTAGCAACGCTTTTCATCACTTTAGCACCTGG tCACCATGCAGCGCTGTCGTTTGtgggaacaatggcaaatgtgAAGCCTTATACAAAGAGAACAGCTATGTATGTCTCTGCAAAGAGGGATTCACAGGAGGAAATTGTGAAACTG TTGTTCCTGAATGTAAAAACTACATCGCTCTAATTGCATCGGATAGAAACCTGCTCTCCACTAGAGGAAGTAAATGTGACAACAATCTCAAAACAGGATGGTATCGTTTTCAAGGCCAAGCAGGAAGGCAACTGCCAACTATTTGTCCACCAACTCACAGATGTAACACGGATATTCCGGGATGGATGAACGGCAACCATCCAAATGTTGAAGATGGCATTGTAAAGAGACAAGTTTGCTTTCATGGGTATGGCAATTGTTGTCACAGAACCACAACAATTGATGTGCGTAACTGTGGACCATACTATGTATATAGCTTAACAAAAGTGCCAACTTGTAGCTTACGTTACTGTGGAACTGGATAG
- the LOC136923098 gene encoding uromodulin-like isoform X1 produces MENFTFKAHRRALLFALLIASIYAFSDAVKEISAQKEDGMAGGSRHINFIEDKFSYLNIRVVSRRFVERSLQCALMCLETLPCFSFNLAAFPDNNDKLLCEHLPSDKYNNSEKLIPNNAFHHFSIWSPCSAVVCGNNGKCVALYKENSYVCLCKEGFTGRNCETDIDECASRKDNPCQNGGKCINVLGAFQCQCPEGFNGARCKIVAPECASYITLNASDRNEHYRGKKKCDNNLETKWYRFQGKAGKQLAIECPPVQRCDTDLTGWMKGNHPNVEDGIVKRQVCFHGFGNCCHKTLTIDVRSCGGYFVYRLRKVSNCNSRYCGTG; encoded by the exons ATGGAAAATTTTACCTTCAAAGCACATAGGAGAGCATTGCTCTTTGCACTTTTGATCGCGTCCATATACGCATTCAGTGACGCTGTTAAAG agATTTCAGCTCAAAAGGAAGATGGGATGGCTGGCGGAAGCCGTCATATCAATTTTATTGAAGACAAATTCTCCTACTTAAATATCAGAGTTGTGAGCCGACGTTTCGTTGAGCGAAGTCTCCAATGCGCGCTAATGTGTTTGGAAACTCTGCCttgcttttcattcaacttGGCTGCCTTCCCGGACAACAATGATAAACTGTTATGTGAACACCTCCCTTCCGACAAGTACAACAACTCAGAGAAACTCATCCCTAACAACGCTTTTCACCACTTTAGCATCTGG TCACCATGCAGCGCTGTGGTTTGtgggaacaatggcaaatgtgTGGCCTTATACAAAGAGAACAGCTATGTATGTCTCTGCAAAGAGGGATTCACAGGAAGAAATTGTGAAACCG ACATTGACGAATGTGCGAGTAGAAAAGACAATCCAtgccaaaatggcggcaaatgtattAATGTGCTTGGCGCATTCCAATGTCAGTGCCCAGAGGGATTCAATGGCGCTCGATGCAAAATAG TTGCTCCTGAGTGTGCGAGCTACATCACTCTTAATGCATCGGATAGAAACGAGCACTacagaggaaagaaaaaatgtgaCAACAATCTCGAAACAAAATGGTATCGTTTTCAAGGCAAAGCAGGAAAACAACTGGCGATTGAATGTCCACCAGTCCAGAGATGTGACACCGATTTGACAGGATGGATGAAGGGCAACCATCCAAATGTTGAAGATGGCATTGTAAAGAGACAAGTTTGCTTTCATGGGTTTGGCAATTGCTGTCACAAAACCCTTACAATTGATGTGCGCAGTTGTGGAGGATACTTTGTATACAGGTTAAGAAAAGTGTCAAATTGCAATTCACGTTACTGTGGAACTGGATAG